The following are from one region of the Gryllotalpicola protaetiae genome:
- a CDS encoding PLP-dependent aminotransferase family protein: MADSVRAMIHDGRLRAGDALPSTRALAAELGIARGTVVAAFEQLDGEGYIHTRHGAAARVAATLAGVPAPHPAAELPAHHRAEAKAEGLIDLLPGVPASNAIARRDWRAAWRHAAAAPIDDAYPDPLGLAALRAEVAKQLGFSRGFAPELERVIVTAGTREALSLVVDALPPGARVAVENPGHRGSRQLLSNAGAHAVPIGLDEHGLVLDELRAAHARDALAAVLVTPSHQYPMGTVMPIARRHELLEWASGAGVLVIEDDYDSEFRHHGAPLPALAAIDPSGAVVLLGTFSKTLSPALRCGYLVVPERAPIADALRQVRTAHSSSVATPVQHAVAWLMSSGALRRHLARLRRDYTHKRAMVADALVGLPGVTIGGLAGGLHALVQWEGERDEASVVAGIRRRGVAVAPLARYVADGSGLETRGLVLGYGPVSATSLGQALPMIAAELRRS; the protein is encoded by the coding sequence GTGGCGGATTCTGTCCGCGCGATGATCCATGACGGGCGGCTGCGTGCCGGCGACGCCCTGCCCTCCACCCGCGCGCTCGCCGCGGAGCTCGGCATCGCACGTGGCACGGTCGTCGCCGCGTTCGAGCAGCTCGACGGCGAGGGCTACATCCACACCCGGCACGGTGCGGCCGCTCGGGTCGCGGCGACCCTCGCGGGGGTTCCTGCCCCGCATCCGGCCGCCGAGCTGCCTGCGCACCACCGCGCGGAAGCGAAGGCCGAGGGGCTCATCGATCTGCTGCCCGGGGTTCCCGCGTCCAACGCGATCGCCCGCCGCGACTGGCGGGCGGCCTGGCGGCACGCAGCCGCGGCGCCGATCGACGACGCGTACCCCGACCCGCTCGGCCTGGCCGCGCTGCGTGCCGAGGTGGCCAAGCAGTTGGGGTTCAGCCGCGGATTCGCGCCGGAGCTCGAGCGCGTCATCGTCACCGCCGGCACGCGCGAGGCGCTCTCCCTTGTCGTCGACGCACTCCCACCCGGCGCCCGTGTGGCCGTCGAGAACCCGGGCCACCGCGGCAGCCGGCAGCTGCTGTCCAATGCCGGGGCGCACGCCGTCCCCATCGGTCTCGACGAGCACGGACTTGTCCTCGACGAGCTGCGCGCCGCCCACGCGCGCGACGCGCTCGCCGCGGTGCTCGTGACCCCGAGCCACCAGTACCCCATGGGTACGGTGATGCCGATCGCTCGCCGTCACGAGCTGCTCGAATGGGCCTCGGGCGCCGGGGTGCTCGTGATCGAGGACGACTATGACAGCGAGTTCCGGCACCACGGCGCCCCGCTTCCGGCGCTGGCGGCCATCGATCCGTCCGGCGCGGTCGTGCTCCTGGGGACGTTCTCGAAGACGCTGAGCCCGGCGCTGCGCTGCGGCTACCTCGTGGTGCCCGAGCGCGCGCCGATCGCAGACGCGCTCCGCCAGGTGCGGACCGCGCACAGCAGCAGCGTCGCGACCCCCGTGCAGCACGCCGTCGCGTGGCTGATGTCGAGCGGCGCGCTGCGCAGGCACCTTGCCCGTCTGCGCCGCGACTACACGCACAAGAGGGCGATGGTGGCGGACGCCCTGGTCGGCCTCCCCGGCGTCACGATCGGCGGGCTCGCCGGCGGGCTCCACGCGCTCGTGCAGTGGGAAGGGGAGCGCGACGAGGCGTCGGTCGTGGCAGGCATCCGTCGTCGCGGTGTTGCGGTCGCTCCGCTCGCGCGGTACGTCGCTGACGGCAGCGGCCTGGAGACGCGCGGGCTCGTGCTCGGCTACGGGCCGGTCTCGGCGACGTCGCTTGGTCAGGCTCTGCCGATGATCGCTGCAGAATTGCGCCGCTCGTAG
- a CDS encoding pyridoxamine 5'-phosphate oxidase family protein, whose translation MNDASPNLTIHRKRERQTDDPAVLDEILAEGQIAHVGVVRDGVPIVLPFLYGVGDLGDGRGRQLLLHGSTGGGLFLDAGEAGVPVSATITHLDGLVYARSLNDSSANYRSAMIYGRASVVPIERRLEALWLVGDHLMPGRRAGVREITPKELAATQVLRVPLDRVSVKVRHQGVGEATDDGEDHGVWAGILPLAVRAGSPITSAVTDAGVPVPADVTALAAALEARAAGRDAALIAKLAPASA comes from the coding sequence ATGAACGACGCCTCCCCCAACCTGACCATCCACCGCAAGCGCGAACGCCAGACCGACGATCCCGCTGTGCTCGACGAGATCCTCGCGGAGGGGCAGATCGCCCACGTCGGCGTGGTGCGTGACGGGGTGCCGATCGTGCTGCCCTTCCTCTACGGCGTCGGCGACCTCGGCGACGGCCGCGGTCGCCAGCTGCTGCTGCACGGCTCGACCGGCGGCGGCCTCTTCCTCGACGCGGGTGAGGCGGGCGTGCCCGTCTCCGCCACGATCACCCACCTCGACGGTCTCGTGTACGCCCGCTCGCTCAACGACAGCTCGGCGAACTACCGCAGTGCGATGATCTACGGCCGGGCGAGCGTCGTGCCGATCGAACGGCGTCTCGAGGCGCTCTGGCTCGTCGGCGACCATCTCATGCCGGGCCGCCGCGCCGGGGTGCGCGAGATCACGCCGAAAGAACTCGCCGCGACCCAGGTGCTGCGGGTGCCGCTCGACCGGGTCAGCGTCAAGGTGCGCCACCAGGGCGTCGGCGAGGCGACCGACGACGGCGAGGACCACGGCGTCTGGGCCGGCATCCTGCCGCTGGCGGTGCGCGCAGGCAGCCCGATCACAAGCGCGGTGACGGATGCCGGCGTGCCCGTGCCCGCCGACGTGACCGCCCTTGCTGCGGCCCTCGAGGCGCGCGCCGCCGGCCGCGACGCTGCTCTCATCGCGAAGCTCGCACCCGCGTCGGCATAG
- a CDS encoding S53 family peptidase, whose product MTNSSDQSPNAAPAGHTPVPGSDRAPAAQVNAVNPPAGAGRHIEVTLVLRRRNELPESVLRGEPLSPEEFTEKYGADPADVAKVEQALTAHGVEVLSADLGSRRVRAAGTVEQLQSAFDTTLQWAESQAPDGGTVAHWHRTGSLSVPGDLDGVVNAVLGLDTRPQARANFRAVLPNAVSSSYTPVQLGAAYGFPEGTDGTGCTVAIIELGGGFEASDLDTYFAGLGVASPAVTAVSVDGAQNEPGGDPNGADGEVALDIEVIGGLAPAADILVYFAPNTDAGFVDAVAQAAHATPTPDAISISWGQSEDQWTAQARQSMDDAFSDAVALGITVTVAAGDDGSTDRQSDGKPHVDFPASSPHALACGGTRLELDSSGKVTSETVWNDGGGSGATGGGVSTAFPLPDWQQPVDVPGASGGKSGRGVPDVAAVADPETGYRVRVDGKDAVIGGTSAVAPLWAALVARLVQASGQPMGLAQKLLYADASAGKSPAGFRDVTSGSNGSYSASAGWDPCTGLGVPDGEALLKLVKG is encoded by the coding sequence ATGACGAACTCTTCCGACCAGAGCCCGAACGCAGCCCCCGCGGGGCACACGCCTGTTCCCGGCAGCGACCGCGCGCCGGCCGCGCAGGTGAATGCGGTCAACCCGCCGGCCGGCGCGGGCCGGCACATCGAGGTGACCCTCGTGCTGCGACGCCGCAACGAGCTGCCGGAGTCGGTGCTGCGCGGCGAGCCGCTGTCGCCCGAGGAGTTCACCGAGAAGTACGGCGCGGACCCGGCCGATGTGGCGAAGGTCGAGCAGGCGCTCACCGCCCACGGGGTCGAGGTGCTGTCGGCCGACCTCGGCAGTCGCCGAGTGCGCGCCGCGGGAACGGTCGAGCAGCTGCAGAGCGCCTTCGACACGACGCTGCAGTGGGCCGAGAGCCAGGCGCCAGACGGCGGCACGGTCGCCCACTGGCACCGCACGGGCTCGCTGTCGGTCCCCGGTGACCTCGACGGCGTCGTGAACGCCGTGCTCGGCCTCGACACCCGGCCGCAGGCGCGCGCCAACTTCCGCGCCGTGCTGCCGAACGCGGTGTCGTCGAGCTACACGCCGGTGCAACTCGGCGCCGCGTACGGATTCCCGGAGGGAACAGACGGCACGGGGTGCACGGTGGCGATCATCGAACTCGGGGGCGGGTTCGAGGCATCCGACCTCGACACCTATTTCGCGGGGCTCGGCGTCGCATCGCCGGCGGTGACGGCGGTGAGCGTCGACGGCGCGCAGAACGAGCCGGGCGGCGACCCGAACGGCGCCGACGGCGAGGTCGCGCTCGACATCGAGGTGATCGGCGGGCTCGCGCCTGCGGCCGACATCCTGGTCTACTTCGCGCCCAATACGGACGCCGGCTTCGTCGACGCCGTCGCCCAGGCCGCGCACGCGACGCCCACCCCCGACGCGATCAGCATCAGCTGGGGTCAGAGCGAAGACCAGTGGACCGCGCAGGCGCGCCAGTCGATGGACGACGCGTTCTCCGACGCCGTCGCCCTCGGCATCACCGTCACCGTCGCCGCGGGCGACGACGGGTCGACCGATCGGCAGAGCGATGGGAAGCCGCACGTCGACTTCCCCGCATCGAGCCCCCACGCCCTCGCGTGTGGCGGCACCCGGCTCGAGCTGGATTCCTCGGGCAAGGTCACGTCCGAGACGGTCTGGAACGACGGCGGCGGGTCCGGCGCGACGGGCGGCGGCGTCAGCACCGCCTTTCCGCTGCCCGACTGGCAGCAGCCGGTCGACGTGCCCGGCGCCTCCGGCGGGAAGTCGGGCCGAGGTGTGCCCGATGTGGCGGCCGTCGCCGACCCCGAGACCGGCTACAGGGTGCGCGTCGACGGGAAAGACGCGGTGATCGGCGGCACCAGTGCGGTCGCGCCGCTGTGGGCTGCGCTCGTGGCGCGGCTCGTGCAGGCCTCGGGGCAGCCGATGGGGCTCGCGCAGAAGCTGCTCTACGCAGACGCGTCGGCAGGGAAGTCGCCGGCCGGCTTCCGCGACGTCACCTCGGGCTCGAACGGGTCGTACTCGGCCTCGGCCGGCTGGGACCCGTGCACCGGCCTCGGTGTGCCCGACGGCGAGGCGCTGCTGAAGCTGGTGAAGGGGTAG
- a CDS encoding esterase-like activity of phytase family protein translates to MRKNLVVAGAALAASVALLVAQPAIASPAHGGPHPHPGPTSDPNACSASVDALSFSDALDKLQDYGATVGGLSSIAWDQRQQAWVSAVDNNGAGVPEYIWSYRNLNDPKVTHAPLVLKKPDGTPYDGGPAATDPNAADNEGLAVLNNGSYLVSSETEPSIRIYGRDGVQRASLPVPARFAVIGTTAAGEATSNATLEGLTITPDGNTIIAAMEGALSGDVSAAGDATSHRLLVYTQVRGSWRLSKQIEYKTDAGMRIPEVAAYSNDAVIVEEASFSTTAGNAVNLFAVTGLSRAADVSHVANLGNASPRLAVQKTRLADLVNCPTLGAPALETQANPLLDNFEGMAVTGRLPGGKYGVTLISDDNNSAQQHTRLLNLAVKLP, encoded by the coding sequence ATGCGAAAGAACCTCGTGGTCGCGGGCGCCGCACTTGCGGCATCCGTCGCCCTGCTCGTCGCACAGCCTGCGATCGCCTCCCCAGCGCACGGCGGCCCCCACCCGCACCCCGGCCCGACCAGCGACCCCAACGCATGCTCGGCGAGCGTCGACGCACTCAGCTTCAGCGATGCGCTCGACAAGCTGCAGGACTACGGCGCCACCGTCGGCGGCCTGTCCTCGATCGCGTGGGACCAGCGCCAGCAGGCGTGGGTCTCGGCCGTCGACAACAACGGCGCGGGCGTGCCCGAGTACATCTGGTCGTACCGCAACCTGAACGACCCCAAGGTGACCCACGCGCCGCTCGTGCTGAAGAAGCCGGACGGCACGCCGTACGACGGCGGCCCCGCGGCCACCGACCCGAACGCGGCCGACAACGAGGGCCTCGCCGTGCTGAACAACGGCTCGTACCTCGTGAGCTCGGAGACCGAGCCGTCGATCCGCATCTACGGCCGTGACGGCGTGCAGCGCGCATCGCTGCCGGTGCCCGCGCGCTTCGCGGTGATCGGCACGACGGCCGCCGGCGAGGCGACGTCGAATGCGACGCTCGAGGGACTCACGATCACGCCGGACGGGAACACGATCATCGCCGCGATGGAGGGCGCGCTCTCGGGCGACGTCTCCGCGGCCGGCGACGCGACCTCGCACCGGCTGCTCGTCTACACGCAGGTCCGCGGGTCGTGGCGGCTGTCGAAGCAGATCGAGTACAAGACGGATGCCGGCATGAGGATTCCCGAGGTGGCCGCCTATTCGAACGATGCGGTCATCGTCGAGGAGGCGTCGTTCTCGACCACGGCCGGGAACGCCGTCAACCTGTTCGCGGTCACAGGCCTGTCGCGTGCGGCCGATGTGTCGCACGTCGCGAACCTGGGCAACGCCTCGCCGCGGCTGGCGGTGCAGAAGACGCGGCTCGCCGACCTGGTGAACTGCCCGACGCTCGGTGCACCCGCGCTCGAGACGCAGGCGAACCCTCTGCTCGACAACTTCGAGGGCATGGCCGTCACCGGGCGCCTTCCGGGCGGGAAGTACGGCGTCACCCTGATCAGCGACGACAACAACAGCGCGCAGCAGCACACGCGGCTGCTCAACCTCGCCGTGAAGCTGCCGTAG
- a CDS encoding helix-turn-helix transcriptional regulator — MTATDSAELLAAITWAGAGSTTREDYLDVLIEVLGRLIPSDGVAWSRVDFANRTATAYGEPFGSLPALVAPGMVDLIGDNPMMRSYWADVMTRRQDRPPRRMSDVTTPREYHETVTYKTVLHPLGAESELTILAHQTGLLSGGTWIFSRPEADDFSDDDVALAARLQPLLVLISSSGVLGGDDEASRDAGILASVTAMPEPHDDYDLTGRELQILGLLAHGLTAAAIGRYLRISDRTVRKHLENSYRKLHCSDRLVAVDRARAAGLLPKLPIVPPSAEARES, encoded by the coding sequence TTGACCGCAACCGACAGCGCAGAGCTGCTCGCCGCGATCACCTGGGCGGGGGCGGGTTCGACCACGCGCGAGGACTACCTCGACGTGCTGATCGAGGTCCTCGGCCGGCTGATCCCCAGCGACGGCGTCGCCTGGAGCCGGGTCGACTTCGCCAATCGCACCGCGACCGCTTACGGCGAGCCGTTCGGCTCGCTGCCCGCACTGGTCGCCCCCGGCATGGTCGATCTGATCGGCGACAACCCCATGATGCGCAGCTATTGGGCCGACGTGATGACCCGCAGGCAGGACCGGCCTCCTCGCCGCATGAGCGACGTGACGACCCCGCGCGAGTATCACGAGACGGTCACCTACAAGACCGTGCTGCACCCGCTCGGCGCCGAGAGCGAGCTCACGATCCTCGCGCACCAGACCGGCCTGCTCTCCGGCGGCACCTGGATCTTCTCGCGCCCGGAGGCCGACGACTTCAGCGACGACGACGTCGCTCTCGCCGCCCGCCTCCAGCCGCTGCTCGTGCTGATCAGCAGTTCAGGCGTGCTGGGCGGCGACGACGAGGCGTCGAGGGATGCCGGCATCCTGGCCTCCGTCACCGCGATGCCCGAGCCGCACGACGACTACGACCTGACCGGCCGCGAGCTGCAGATCCTCGGCCTGCTCGCCCACGGCCTCACCGCCGCCGCGATCGGCCGCTATCTGCGCATCAGCGACCGCACGGTGCGCAAGCACCTCGAGAACAGCTACCGCAAGCTCCACTGCAGCGACCGGCTGGTCGCCGTCGACAGGGCGCGCGCAGCCGGGCTGCTGCCCAAGCTGCCGATCGTGCCCCCGTCGGCGGAGGCGCGCGAGAGCTGA
- a CDS encoding response regulator, protein MTDQPTRVVIVDDQPLFAAGLAMLIDAQPDMRCVGTAHDGNAAVTLTRQVRPEIVLMDLRMPGLNGLEATQLIVAEPGPEVGPPKVVVLTTIKRDEAVYLALRAGATALLTKDALPAEVLGTIRDAVAGERLAGASDTVDVVREFAGRAQTRTPDDTLAALSAREREVFLLVARGLSNVEIAEATVLSEATVKSHVRQVLGKLGLKSRVQVVAFAYENELMGMVR, encoded by the coding sequence GTGACTGACCAGCCGACCCGCGTCGTGATCGTCGACGACCAGCCGCTGTTCGCAGCGGGCCTCGCGATGCTCATCGACGCCCAGCCCGACATGCGATGCGTCGGCACCGCGCACGACGGCAATGCGGCGGTCACGCTGACGAGGCAGGTGCGACCCGAGATCGTGCTGATGGACCTGAGGATGCCCGGCCTCAACGGCCTCGAGGCGACCCAGCTCATCGTGGCGGAGCCTGGGCCCGAGGTCGGGCCGCCGAAGGTCGTCGTGCTGACCACCATCAAGCGCGACGAGGCCGTGTACCTCGCGCTGCGCGCGGGCGCCACCGCGCTGCTCACGAAGGACGCGCTGCCGGCCGAGGTGCTCGGCACGATCCGCGACGCCGTGGCGGGGGAGCGGCTGGCCGGGGCATCCGACACCGTCGACGTCGTGCGCGAGTTCGCGGGCCGCGCGCAGACCCGCACGCCCGACGACACGCTCGCGGCTCTGAGCGCTCGCGAGCGCGAGGTGTTCCTGCTCGTCGCGCGCGGCCTCAGCAACGTCGAGATCGCCGAGGCGACCGTGCTGTCCGAGGCGACCGTGAAGAGCCACGTGCGCCAGGTGCTCGGCAAGCTCGGCCTGAAGAGCCGGGTGCAGGTGGTCGCGTTCGCCTACGAGAACGAGCTCATGGGGATGGTGAGATGA
- a CDS encoding sensor histidine kinase, translating into MNEFLARTTFLPRPKTIAWLRAYVPVAGAILFFVLWTVAEAGRSPHLFKEGMFLLWAVALGLAGIRPRLALAGTIAIPVLIVAAGLIDTPFYDLPGVYTLYVLPSIDYLFSLSTSWPAWFAAPIIVGYVASMSPSWRRRINALVVGLISAIVYGIVLGVAGWLSWVGDHHGYSALVNEASGLAFSLLAAVLFAWVIGIGLSALWRVEIVSERLETTTAQLGEADLELRLAHDRGRISRDIHDSLAHSLAIIVAQAEGAAAIHELKPAAAPESLGNIATVARHALTEVRLLVERINDDEDVSEHTSRIEHIPALIAELRQAGVDATLRTLGTIDRLALSKQVAVFRIAQESLTNALKHGGRGSSATVTLDAQGAGLAVLIVSKSGGGTPLVNGGGRGIGIAGMKERARLVGGWLTAVPSDDETFVVTAFIPPDATAAGEEPAVEASDDVIDADSETAALAIEGARD; encoded by the coding sequence ATGAACGAGTTCCTCGCGCGGACGACCTTCCTACCGCGACCGAAGACCATCGCGTGGCTGCGCGCCTACGTCCCGGTGGCGGGGGCGATCCTGTTCTTCGTCCTGTGGACGGTGGCTGAGGCAGGCCGCAGTCCGCACCTGTTCAAAGAGGGCATGTTCCTGCTCTGGGCCGTGGCGCTCGGGCTCGCGGGAATCCGGCCACGGCTCGCGCTCGCCGGAACGATCGCCATCCCTGTGCTGATCGTCGCGGCGGGCTTGATCGACACGCCGTTCTACGACCTGCCTGGCGTGTACACGCTCTATGTCCTCCCATCGATCGATTACCTGTTCAGCCTGTCGACGAGTTGGCCGGCATGGTTCGCGGCGCCGATCATCGTCGGGTACGTCGCCTCGATGAGCCCGTCGTGGCGCCGACGTATCAACGCGCTGGTGGTGGGACTCATCAGCGCCATCGTCTACGGCATCGTGCTCGGCGTCGCCGGCTGGCTGTCGTGGGTCGGCGACCATCACGGGTACAGCGCCCTCGTCAACGAGGCTTCCGGCCTGGCGTTCTCACTGCTGGCCGCCGTTCTCTTCGCGTGGGTGATCGGCATCGGTCTCTCTGCGCTGTGGCGCGTCGAGATCGTCAGCGAGCGGCTGGAGACGACCACGGCCCAGCTCGGCGAAGCCGACCTCGAGCTGCGACTCGCGCACGACCGCGGGCGCATCTCGCGGGACATCCACGACTCCCTCGCCCACTCGCTCGCGATCATCGTCGCGCAGGCGGAGGGCGCGGCGGCGATCCACGAGCTGAAGCCCGCGGCGGCGCCCGAGAGCCTTGGCAACATCGCGACCGTGGCGCGGCATGCGCTCACCGAGGTGCGGCTTCTGGTCGAGCGCATCAACGACGACGAGGACGTGAGCGAGCATACGAGCCGCATCGAGCACATCCCGGCATTGATCGCCGAGCTGCGCCAGGCCGGCGTAGACGCCACGCTGCGCACGCTCGGCACGATCGACCGCCTCGCGCTGTCGAAGCAGGTCGCCGTGTTCCGCATCGCCCAGGAGAGCCTGACGAACGCTCTCAAGCACGGCGGGCGGGGCAGCTCGGCGACCGTCACCCTCGACGCACAGGGTGCAGGCCTCGCCGTGCTGATCGTCTCGAAATCGGGTGGCGGCACGCCGCTCGTGAACGGCGGTGGCCGCGGCATCGGCATCGCAGGCATGAAGGAGCGGGCCCGGCTCGTGGGCGGCTGGCTGACCGCCGTTCCGAGCGACGACGAGACGTTCGTCGTCACCGCGTTCATCCCCCCGGACGCGACGGCCGCGGGCGAAGAGCCGGCAGTTGAGGCATCCGATGACGTCATTGACGCCGATTCGGAGACCGCGGCGCTCGCGATCGAGGGCGCACGTGACTGA
- a CDS encoding histone-like nucleoid-structuring protein Lsr2 has protein sequence MKKVIEQLVDDISGDVIADGAGETVSFAIDGKSYEIDLSEKNAAKLREALQPYIAVGRRSSALSAPARQAAARVTKSAASHWSAGYAAVREWAQANGVDVSPRGRVADSVMKAYEDAHK, from the coding sequence ATGAAGAAGGTCATCGAACAGCTCGTCGACGATATCTCGGGCGACGTGATCGCCGACGGCGCGGGCGAGACCGTCTCGTTCGCCATCGACGGCAAGTCGTACGAGATCGACCTGAGCGAAAAGAACGCGGCGAAGCTGCGCGAGGCGCTGCAGCCGTACATCGCGGTCGGCCGACGCTCGTCCGCGCTCAGCGCGCCGGCACGCCAGGCGGCGGCACGCGTCACCAAGTCGGCCGCCTCGCACTGGAGCGCCGGCTACGCCGCCGTGCGCGAATGGGCGCAGGCCAACGGCGTCGACGTCTCGCCGCGCGGCCGCGTCGCGGACTCGGTCATGAAGGCCTACGAGGACGCGCACAAGTAG
- a CDS encoding PadR family transcriptional regulator: MATSELRDPALSILTVLAGGRRHGYAIIKEAEELTGGRVTLKVSSLYSALDRLEAEGLAERAGDETVEGRLRRYFALTDAGAEALRVEADRLEAQVSAARDRLAARGAAVAGGAA; encoded by the coding sequence ATGGCGACCTCTGAACTGCGCGATCCTGCGCTCTCGATCCTGACCGTGCTCGCGGGCGGCAGGCGACACGGCTACGCGATCATCAAGGAGGCCGAGGAGTTGACCGGCGGCCGCGTCACGCTGAAGGTCAGCTCGCTTTACTCCGCGCTCGACCGGCTCGAGGCAGAGGGCCTGGCCGAGCGCGCGGGTGACGAGACGGTCGAGGGGCGGCTGCGCCGCTATTTCGCTTTGACGGATGCCGGAGCCGAAGCCCTCCGCGTGGAGGCCGACCGACTCGAGGCCCAGGTCAGCGCTGCCCGTGATCGCCTCGCGGCGCGTGGCGCCGCCGTCGCCGGGGGTGCGGCATGA
- a CDS encoding pyridoxamine 5'-phosphate oxidase family protein, whose protein sequence is MFETDDEVAALQALLDRSMAGAGPHLREIFDGARLSAHDLVERMPGMQLLTVATVSRDGRPYAGAVDGYLLHGELWFGSGTQALRTRHLRRNPAVSATWLPDAQTQLTVHGEVEIVPFAGERAAPLRQAMLDHYVPIEGPEWARFLDDLVDDDSPAFRIIADKAFAYYRAPRRP, encoded by the coding sequence ATGTTCGAGACGGACGACGAAGTGGCCGCGCTGCAGGCGTTGCTCGACCGCAGCATGGCGGGCGCCGGCCCGCACCTTCGCGAGATCTTCGACGGCGCGCGCCTGAGCGCGCACGACTTGGTCGAGCGGATGCCGGGCATGCAGCTGCTCACGGTCGCCACCGTCTCGCGCGACGGCCGGCCCTACGCCGGCGCGGTCGACGGCTATCTGCTGCACGGCGAGCTCTGGTTCGGCTCCGGCACACAAGCGCTGCGCACGCGTCACCTGCGCCGCAATCCGGCCGTGAGCGCCACCTGGCTGCCCGATGCGCAGACCCAGCTCACAGTGCACGGCGAGGTCGAGATCGTGCCGTTCGCCGGCGAGCGCGCGGCGCCCCTGCGGCAGGCCATGCTCGATCACTACGTTCCGATCGAGGGCCCGGAGTGGGCGCGCTTCCTCGATGACCTCGTCGACGACGACTCGCCCGCCTTCAGAATCATCGCCGACAAGGCTTTCGCCTACTACCGGGCACCCCGCCGCCCTTGA
- a CDS encoding VOC family protein, whose translation MAIRQVQVVSIPVSDQDEAKDFYTNVLGFTLLADRQFTPEMRWVMVAPPAAQTALTLVTWFPSMPPGSLQGTVLETDDLEGDRAALIGKGIAVSELQDAPWGRFATLADPDGNGIVLQASAINASGADASEWSGHA comes from the coding sequence ATGGCTATCCGTCAGGTTCAGGTCGTCTCGATTCCGGTCTCCGACCAGGACGAGGCGAAGGATTTCTACACCAACGTCCTCGGCTTCACGCTGCTCGCCGACCGGCAGTTCACCCCCGAGATGCGCTGGGTGATGGTGGCCCCGCCCGCCGCCCAGACAGCGCTGACCCTCGTCACCTGGTTCCCGTCGATGCCGCCCGGCTCGCTGCAAGGCACCGTTCTCGAGACGGACGACCTCGAGGGCGACCGCGCGGCGCTGATCGGCAAAGGCATCGCGGTGAGCGAGCTCCAGGACGCCCCGTGGGGACGGTTCGCCACGCTGGCAGACCCCGATGGCAACGGCATCGTGCTGCAGGCATCCGCCATCAATGCATCGGGTGCCGACGCATCGGAATGGTCAGGCCACGCCTGA
- a CDS encoding inorganic phosphate transporter — translation MDALAIVILVVVLGLVFDFTNGFHDTANAMATSVATGALKPRVAVLISAVLNLIGAFLSTEVAATVSGGIVKEGQGGIEITPVMIFAGLVGAIMWNLATWYVGLPSSSTHALFGGLIGAAIVGSGFNAVDWANVISKIALPALFAPIVAGLVAMVATYSAYMITRRATTRGSDRGFRYGQTVSASLVSLAHGTNDAQKTMGVITLTFVAAGYQHSGTSPQFWVILACALAIAAGTYSGGWRIMRTVGKRITEVTPPQGFAAEASSAATILVSSHLGFPLSTTQVTTGSIVGSGLGKRLASVRWGTFGRMVAAWLITVPAAALVAALASFIVGTGAIGTVVVVVAAVAGMAAFWFLSRRHPVTKETVNDDEDVLARKPATVSVGGAK, via the coding sequence ATGGACGCCCTCGCGATCGTCATCCTCGTCGTGGTCCTGGGTCTCGTGTTCGACTTCACGAACGGGTTCCACGACACGGCCAACGCCATGGCCACTTCTGTCGCGACGGGGGCTCTCAAGCCCCGTGTCGCCGTGCTCATCTCCGCCGTGCTGAACCTCATCGGCGCCTTTCTGTCTACCGAGGTCGCCGCGACGGTGTCCGGTGGGATCGTCAAGGAGGGCCAAGGCGGGATCGAGATCACGCCCGTGATGATCTTCGCCGGCCTGGTGGGAGCGATCATGTGGAATCTCGCCACCTGGTACGTCGGCCTGCCGTCGAGCTCGACTCACGCGCTGTTCGGGGGCCTGATCGGCGCCGCCATCGTCGGCAGCGGGTTCAACGCGGTCGACTGGGCCAACGTGATCTCGAAGATCGCGCTGCCCGCCCTGTTCGCGCCTATCGTCGCCGGCCTCGTGGCCATGGTCGCGACGTACTCGGCCTACATGATCACGAGACGGGCGACGACCCGCGGGTCCGATCGAGGATTCCGTTACGGGCAGACGGTGTCGGCCTCCCTCGTGTCGCTTGCCCACGGAACCAATGACGCGCAGAAGACGATGGGCGTCATCACCCTCACGTTCGTCGCCGCCGGCTACCAGCACAGCGGCACCTCGCCGCAGTTCTGGGTCATCCTGGCATGTGCTCTCGCCATCGCCGCGGGAACGTATTCGGGCGGCTGGCGCATCATGCGCACGGTTGGGAAGCGGATCACCGAGGTGACGCCGCCTCAGGGCTTCGCGGCCGAGGCGAGCTCGGCCGCGACCATCCTCGTGTCGAGCCACCTCGGCTTTCCGCTTTCGACGACCCAGGTGACCACGGGTTCGATCGTCGGGTCGGGCCTCGGCAAGCGACTCGCCTCGGTGCGCTGGGGCACCTTCGGGCGAATGGTCGCGGCCTGGCTGATCACGGTCCCGGCGGCGGCGCTCGTCGCCGCGCTCGCGAGCTTCATCGTCGGCACCGGTGCCATCGGCACCGTGGTCGTGGTGGTCGCGGCCGTTGCCGGCATGGCGGCGTTCTGGTTCCTGTCTCGCCGCCATCCGGTCACGAAGGAAACCGTCAACGACGACGAGGACGTCCTGGCGCGCAAGCCGGCGACGGTCTCGGTGGGAGGTGCGAAGTGA